Proteins encoded within one genomic window of Setaria italica strain Yugu1 chromosome IV, Setaria_italica_v2.0, whole genome shotgun sequence:
- the LOC101760413 gene encoding berberine bridge enzyme-like 18 → MLTGRVRSEHAILHHLQEAKMAMAKCLAPVLIFTVFCCYAFIPSHASPDDFFQCLSASIPCQLVHAQSSPSFTSVLVSSIRNQRFTAPATVRPLGIIAPTNASHVQAAVVCGRRHGVRLRVRSGGHDYEGLSYRSLRPEAFAVVDLSNLRGVRIDKQNSTAWVDSGATLGELYYAIAQASNQLAFPAGLCPTIGVGGHFSGGGFGTLLRKYGLAADNVLDAVLVDAQGRLLDKNAMGDDVFWAIRGGGGESFGIVLSWQVRLVPIPPTVTAFRIPVSVDEGAVDVLTRWQEVAPVLPDDLFIRVLLQNQTATFEALYLGTCDPLLPVMRCRFRELGMRMNRTHCQEMTWIQSVPYFGMGAGATVEDVLNRTAATSAYTKMTSDYVRQAIRRDAWENIFATWLARPDAGIMILDPYGAAISGVPEPATPFPHRAGVLYNIQYVNLWFAGGDGGGAAQMKWVRDFYAFMEPYVASSPREAYFNYRDLDLGENAVVGNVSSYEAGKVWGEKYFRDNYRRLAMAKAQIDPDDYFRNEQSIPPLGPGK, encoded by the coding sequence ATGTTGACCGGTCGAGTTCGATCAGAGCATGCTATTCTTCACCATCTGCAAGAAGCAAAGATGGCCATGGCAAAATGCTTAGCGCCGGTGCTCATCTTCACCGTTTTCTGTTGCTACGCCTTCATCCCTTCCCACGCTTCCCCTGACGACTTCTTCCAATGCCTCTCGGCGAGCATCCCCTGCCAGCTCGTGCACGCGCAGAGCTCGCCGTCGTTCACCTCGGTGCTGGTGTCCTCCATCAGGAACCAAAGGTTCACCGCACCTGCAACGGTGAGGCCGCTCGGGATCATCGCGCCCACGAACGCCTCCCACGTGCAGGCCGCCGTGGTCTGCGGCCGCCGGCACGGCGTCCGCCTCCGCGTGCGCAGCGGCGGGCACGACTACGAGGGCCTGTCCTACAGGTCCCTGCGCCCGGAGGCGTTCGCCGTGGTCGACCTGTCCAACCTCCGCGGCGTCCGTATCGACAAGCAAAACTCCACCGCGTGGGTGGACTCCGGCGCGACGCTCGGCGAGCTCTACTACGCCATCGCACAGGCGAGCAACCAGCTGGCTTTCCCGGCCGGCCTGTGCCCGACCATCGGCGTCGGGGGACacttcagcggcggcggcttcggcaCGCTGCTCCGCAAGTACGGCCTCGCCGCTGACAACGTCCTGGACGCCGTGCTTGTGGATGCCCAGGGGAGGCTCCTGGACAAGAACGCCATGGGAGACGACGTGTTCTGGGCCatccgaggcggcggcggcgagagcttCGGCATCGTGCTGTCATGGCAGGTGAGGCTCGTGCCCATCCCGCCGACGGTCACGGCGTTCAGGATCCCGGTGTCCGTCGACGAGGGCGCCGTGGACGTCCTGACCAGGTGGCAGGAGGTCGCACCGGTGCTCCCCGACGACCTCTTCATCAGGGTGCTCCTCCAGAACCAGACCGCGACCTTCGAGGCCCTGTACCTCGGCACGTGCGACCCGCTCCTGCCGGTGATGCGGTGCCGCTTCCGGGAGCTCGGGATGAGGATGAACCGCACGCACTGCCAGGAGATGACCTGGATCCAGTCTGTGCCGTACTTTGGCATGGGCGCCGGCGCCACTGTGGAGGACGTCCTGAACCGGACCGCCGCCACGAGCGCCTACACCAAGATGACCTCCGACTACGTCCGCCAGGCCATCCGCCGGGACGCGTGGGAGAACATCTTCGCCACCTGGCTCGCGAGGCCCGACGCGGGGATCATGATCCTGGACCCCTACGGCGCGGCGATCAGCGGCGTCCCGGAGCCGGCGACGCCGTTCCCGCACCGCGCCGGCGTGCTGTACAACATCCAGTACGTGAACCTGTGGTTCGCCggtggagacggcggtggcgcagcGCAGATGAAGTGGGTCAGGGACTTCTACGCGTTCATGGAGCCATACGTGGCCTCCAGCCCGAGGGAGGCGTATTTCAACTACAGGGACCTGGACCTCGGCGAGAACGCTGTTGTTGGTAACGTCAGCAGCTACGAGGCTGGCAAGGTCTGGGGCGAGAAGTACTTCAGGGACAACTACCGGAGGCTTGCTATGGCCAAGGCTCAGATTGATCCTGATGACTACTTCAGGAACGAGCAGAGCATCCCGCCGCTCGGGCCGGGCAAGTGA